A window of Bacillus toyonensis BCT-7112 genomic DNA:
ATGATGGAAAAGAACCAGTTTTTAATTCATATGAAGAGGCTGCAGAAACATTAAAAACATTAGAAGAAAACCTTTTAAACCAAAAATTATACAAATAGCCGATTCCGAATAAGAACAGGCTATTTGTATAATCACAACTCAATAGCAAATAAAGTATATAAAAGCTCTCTATATTGATCTTCTGTAATTTCACGCTTAGTTTTTGCTCCATACATCATTTCAGTTAAACTAGAATTCGTTAAAGAGATATGGCCAGCGTTCGTCAACTTTACTGCAATTGGTCCTTTATTGAAAATAGACTTTTCATCTTCTACCACTCTTCTTTGAACATCGTTTACTACTGTCTCGTCAATAATATGAGTATAAAAAGCATGACAAATTTTCCATTCTCCATCAACATCTATTCTTTCTAGAACATAATTGCCTTTACTCGTATCTTTTCGTCTCACCCGGTACGAACCGTTTTTTGAAGAAACAGACTCACCAGTAAAAGGTACAAGAACGAGAGGTACTAACGAAGCTATACCTACATCAATTAAATACTGTACGTTATCTTTATTTAAAATAATTGTTATATGTCCGTCCTCAAGTGCCCAAGCATTTATATCATTTTTATATACAGTACCTAGTGCGAGTTGTACATCATAACCACTATCTTTTAAAAAATAATAAAAAAGAGTATTTAATTCATAACAAAGCCCACCGCGGGAACTAGTTAAAATTTTCTCTTGTAAGTTTTTCATAGAAATTGCATTTATATTACCTGCTATAACATCTAAATTCTCAAACGGTATTGTGTGAGCAAATGCAAAGAGTATTGTACTTAATTCTTCAAACTTTATTTCAGTACGTTTTTCAAGGTTTAATCTTGTAAAGAGTTGGTCTTGTAAATTTGTCATATTCAGCACTCCTTAATAAGTTATAAGTTAAAATAATATATGCTGATTGTATATGTGATGAGGTACTGTAACAATGTACATTCCGATTAACTGTACCGGTACAAAAATTCTAATTCACAAGATAACCTAATATAAGAAATTAAAATAAGAGGCATCATTAAAATGCCTCTTATTTACTCTGGGATGCTACGAATATAAATGTAATAGTTTGTCTATGGATACACTATTAATATTACTTAAATCAATAAAATATTGAAGTTGCCACATTTGGCTCTTTTTAGCTTGATTACTAACAGGGTTATCCCATATAGGATAAACTCTCATAGCCATCTTTCCTTTTTGACTTTGAGTTTTTAATATTTTTTCTTCAAGAAGAATCTCTTTCGGGAAAATAAATTGTCCTAGTTTATGATCATTAATACATGTGATAACTAATAAGTCAGGAGCAGCGTCATAAGAAAACGCTTGATTTTGCATGTTTTCATTTTTCTCCCAAAAAGAAACAAATTGACCAATTTTGTTAGGAGTAATTTTTGATACTCTAAAACGTATCGTTTTGTTATTTAAGTGAAATAACGCCCCAGCATACTCTGAGTTTTGTCTTTCTTCTTTTAGATTAGTGATTATTAAGTTATTAGGTTTATATACTATGTCATTTAAATTTTGAATGATATCATTAAAGTTGTTCAAGTAAACTCCCCCTTTATCCACCTTTTAGTTTATCACAAACATTAGTTCTTATATATCGTGTAGATAATATATAGTAATAACGACGTGAAAAAGAGGGTTATTTTAGTGGAATATGATTATGCAGGTTGACTAGATTATTTCAATGTACCCAATTTTTCAATTGCTTGTTGTTCAGTTGCTAAATAAAAAATATTATTACCTTTATTACATTCATAAATGAAGTCTTTTAAGCTTTTACTAGTGTACATAGAAAAATCCCCAACGATAGCAATCTTTACCTTGTAGTTTATAAACTTTTGAAGGATATCGCCCGCAAGCCGTGTTTTTAGATCAAAGAAATCTTCACTTATTAAAGATTTATGGATAATAATATGTTTCGCATCTACATCATATTGAACTGTTGCCATAGTATCTAATGCAGACTGAACATCCGATATTAATACCTTATCGTTTCTAATGACCGCAATATTGATTCCATCGATTACTACTTTCTTTATTTCCATAGTCCCACCCCTTTATAATTTACACAGTATGAGTAAAATTGTTTTACAAAACTTCGTATTAATCATAGATTAAATTAGCCGCAGCTATTAAAATCGCCTCTATTTTTTATTGTAAATATCTATTTTTTATTACTAATACGGTCAATGAAATTAATGATAGTTTCTTTTTTGTATTTTTGAATATATATATAATTTCTTTTACTTGTTATAAAAATATTGTGGAGTAACATAACTTAACAAACTATCCAAAGTGTTAATCTCGGCATATGGTTGTATTTTGGTAGTATTCTTGATTTTCTGAGGGTTAAACCACACACCTTTTATATTTGCATTTTGAGGACCAGCAATATCCTTTTCTAAGTCATCCCCAACAAATAAAGTATTTTCCGGTTGTAAATTTAGCTCATTTAATGCTAGTTCGAATATACGTTTATCAGGTTTACTAAATCCCACTTCTTCAGAAATAATAATTGTTTCAAAATACCTATTTAAATTCGTGTTAAATATTTTAGCTTTTTGCCTCTGAGTTGATCCATTTGTTATAATTCCAACTTTAAAGTGCTTCTTTATTTGATTTAAGAAATGAATAGTATTTTGGTCTATTGAAAAACATCTAGGGAAATTATTATTCCAAAAATCTTGGATGTAATTGCGTGGCAATCTATACCTTGGTGTGAATTCATCAAACAATGATTCTAAAACTGTCGTTTTATTACTTATGCCATATTCTCTTTTATCGTATTCTTTGAATTTCTGTAACATGTTGCTTTTAGCCGCACCATCTACATTTTCATAACACTTTTCTAACACAATTAAAAATAATGCCTCTACTGCTTTATCCCTATCAAGTAATGTATCATCTAAATCAAACAGCATCGCTTTATAACCCATCAAATAATTTCACAACCTTTCTCGGATGATTTAAATAATCCTTAGTTCACACCTTAAGCGTTTACTAAATTAGCAAAAAAACTCTAAAGTTTGTGACGTACACTCTATAATTTCGCTAGCTTTTTTTTATTGAAATTCATTTCCGTTTCCCCTTCTAGTAAGTAGCGAAAGTATATGTTCACACAGTTTAAGAAATCACATGTAGTTCCCAATATTATACATTAGTTTTTTAGAAATATAAATCGTTCAGCTTTTCATACGATAAGTTTTTTCAAGCATACAATTATTTTTTCATAAAACGGAATATGGCTAATAATATTTTTTTGGAGAATACACATTCTTGAAAATGAAGCTAATACGTTAAACGTCCTATGAAGTTCCTATTGTATCTCCACATAAACTCCAGATAGTACGGCTATAATGACTACCAGAGGTGATATTATGAAAAACTATCATATTCTCGTGGTAGAGGACGATCAAGAAATTCAGGAATTAATTAAACAATTTTTA
This region includes:
- a CDS encoding arylamine N-acetyltransferase family protein — its product is MTNLQDQLFTRLNLEKRTEIKFEELSTILFAFAHTIPFENLDVIAGNINAISMKNLQEKILTSSRGGLCYELNTLFYYFLKDSGYDVQLALGTVYKNDINAWALEDGHITIILNKDNVQYLIDVGIASLVPLVLVPFTGESVSSKNGSYRVRRKDTSKGNYVLERIDVDGEWKICHAFYTHIIDETVVNDVQRRVVEDEKSIFNKGPIAVKLTNAGHISLTNSSLTEMMYGAKTKREITEDQYRELLYTLFAIEL
- a CDS encoding MepB family protein, yielding MNNFNDIIQNLNDIVYKPNNLIITNLKEERQNSEYAGALFHLNNKTIRFRVSKITPNKIGQFVSFWEKNENMQNQAFSYDAAPDLLVITCINDHKLGQFIFPKEILLEEKILKTQSQKGKMAMRVYPIWDNPVSNQAKKSQMWQLQYFIDLSNINSVSIDKLLHLYS
- a CDS encoding DUF4180 domain-containing protein — its product is MEIKKVVIDGINIAVIRNDKVLISDVQSALDTMATVQYDVDAKHIIIHKSLISEDFFDLKTRLAGDILQKFINYKVKIAIVGDFSMYTSKSLKDFIYECNKGNNIFYLATEQQAIEKLGTLK
- a CDS encoding HAD-IA family hydrolase, which gives rise to MGYKAMLFDLDDTLLDRDKAVEALFLIVLEKCYENVDGAAKSNMLQKFKEYDKREYGISNKTTVLESLFDEFTPRYRLPRNYIQDFWNNNFPRCFSIDQNTIHFLNQIKKHFKVGIITNGSTQRQKAKIFNTNLNRYFETIIISEEVGFSKPDKRIFELALNELNLQPENTLFVGDDLEKDIAGPQNANIKGVWFNPQKIKNTTKIQPYAEINTLDSLLSYVTPQYFYNK